The Pyrus communis chromosome 2, drPyrComm1.1, whole genome shotgun sequence genome includes a window with the following:
- the LOC137726334 gene encoding probable E3 ubiquitin-protein ligase RHY1A isoform X2, translated as MPTVSELFYNRRSRYNRAATDPGFDSLPPPPTIDRSHNHNQSRRHHNSDGCDPLLRRTPPHFRHRSSLPQRAPVGLEQGGTHPGSGNGVAGSSGGLSGNERLPGSVLLARERLLERLRGMPPSETRRHRALHIYGGGLLHDDDLSPLVRDSDAEILTGRPASAYSSTNLGSQIESLHLLQESNKKPPGLSQEVFDCLNPEIFSSKEMGVEGLELGASQDCSICLESFMDGDKLICLPCEHRFHAACLSPWAHIRGDCPYCRKVIVVDSQTAKRNT; from the exons ATGCCGACCGTATCGGAGCTTTTCTACAACCGGAGGTCTCGCTACAACCGAGCCGCCACCGATCCAGGGTTCgactctctccctcctcctccgACCATTGACCGAAGCCACAACCACAATCAAAGTCGCCGCCACCACAATTCTGACGGCTGCGATCCCCTCCTCCGCCGAACCCCGCCCCATTTCCGGCACCGTTCCTCCCTCCCG CAGCGGGCGCCGGTTGGGCTCGAGCAGGGCGGGACCCACCCGGGTTCTGGAAATGGGGTCGCCGGAAGCAGTGGCGGGTTGAGCGGGAACGAGAGGCTTCCCGGGTCTGTTTTGCTCGCCAGGGAAAGGCTGCTGGAGAGGCTGAGAGGGATGCCTCCTTCAGAAACCAG GCGGCATAGAGCATTGCATATTTATGGTGGTGGGCTACTACATGATGATGACTTGAGTCCCCTTGTAAGGGATTCGGACGCTGAAATCTTGACAGGTCGTCCAGCCAGTGCCTACTCTTCGACTAACTTGGGCTCGCAAATTGAAAGCCTACATCTCTTGCAAGAATCGAACAAGAAGCCTCCAGGTCTTAGTCAGGAGGTCTTTGATTGTTTGAACCCCGAGATTTTCAGTAGCAAAGAAATGGGTGTTGAAGGGTTGGAGTTAGGAGCTTCTCAAGATTGTAGTATCTGTTTGGAGAGTTTTATGGATGGCGACAAGCTTATATGCTTACCTTGTGAGCATAGATTCCATGCTGCCTGCTTGAGTCCCTGGGCTCATATTCGAGGGGACTGCCCGTACTGCCGGAAAGTTATAGTTGTAGATAGTCAAACTGCTAAAAGGAATACATAG
- the LOC137726334 gene encoding probable E3 ubiquitin-protein ligase RHY1A isoform X1 yields the protein MPTVSELFYNRRSRYNRAATDPGFDSLPPPPTIDRSHNHNQSRRHHNSDGCDPLLRRTPPHFRHRSSLPLQQRAPVGLEQGGTHPGSGNGVAGSSGGLSGNERLPGSVLLARERLLERLRGMPPSETRRHRALHIYGGGLLHDDDLSPLVRDSDAEILTGRPASAYSSTNLGSQIESLHLLQESNKKPPGLSQEVFDCLNPEIFSSKEMGVEGLELGASQDCSICLESFMDGDKLICLPCEHRFHAACLSPWAHIRGDCPYCRKVIVVDSQTAKRNT from the exons ATGCCGACCGTATCGGAGCTTTTCTACAACCGGAGGTCTCGCTACAACCGAGCCGCCACCGATCCAGGGTTCgactctctccctcctcctccgACCATTGACCGAAGCCACAACCACAATCAAAGTCGCCGCCACCACAATTCTGACGGCTGCGATCCCCTCCTCCGCCGAACCCCGCCCCATTTCCGGCACCGTTCCTCCCTCCCG TTGCAGCAGCGGGCGCCGGTTGGGCTCGAGCAGGGCGGGACCCACCCGGGTTCTGGAAATGGGGTCGCCGGAAGCAGTGGCGGGTTGAGCGGGAACGAGAGGCTTCCCGGGTCTGTTTTGCTCGCCAGGGAAAGGCTGCTGGAGAGGCTGAGAGGGATGCCTCCTTCAGAAACCAG GCGGCATAGAGCATTGCATATTTATGGTGGTGGGCTACTACATGATGATGACTTGAGTCCCCTTGTAAGGGATTCGGACGCTGAAATCTTGACAGGTCGTCCAGCCAGTGCCTACTCTTCGACTAACTTGGGCTCGCAAATTGAAAGCCTACATCTCTTGCAAGAATCGAACAAGAAGCCTCCAGGTCTTAGTCAGGAGGTCTTTGATTGTTTGAACCCCGAGATTTTCAGTAGCAAAGAAATGGGTGTTGAAGGGTTGGAGTTAGGAGCTTCTCAAGATTGTAGTATCTGTTTGGAGAGTTTTATGGATGGCGACAAGCTTATATGCTTACCTTGTGAGCATAGATTCCATGCTGCCTGCTTGAGTCCCTGGGCTCATATTCGAGGGGACTGCCCGTACTGCCGGAAAGTTATAGTTGTAGATAGTCAAACTGCTAAAAGGAATACATAG
- the LOC137725739 gene encoding disease resistance protein RUN1-like translates to MECIMTILNMCCSSLTFSSPSSAAAAAAGDDDDDGTESNIPPGPEMYNVFISFRGEDTRRGITSHLQQALEQKKIETYIDYRLQRGEEIGPAFLEAIEKSTLSVVIFSQNYASSTWCLDELVHILKCKKKYGQKVIPVFYDIDPSDLRKQHGSYADAFAQHEKRFKDRLDKVHKWRDALRTAANLSGFESQKYGTDADLVKKVVEDISTKFYHESSCNLEGLVGIESRIEKIESLLSIHSQDACITIGIWGMGGIGKTTLARTVFDKFSSKFEASCFFGNVRENSEQTNGLDHLEKILLKEILKEEGPSIGSTFVRDRLSRIKVLIVLDDVSDSMQMEHLAGERLRYGTGSRIIITSRDRATLRQTVKEDKIYEVKGLKEDDALQLFCSRACKNNNTPRTDYMQMAKKAVDCAGGNPLALKLLRSSFLNCKGKEDWEDELDKLKAFPNEKLHKLLRLSYDRLGRNEKEIFLDIACFHKGKRVDEVEKMLAIRGRFAAIGIRVLVDMSLISVCLGYVYETIEMHDLIQEMGRAIVQEQCIEDPSKRKRLFTDEDVNCVLESNTETPIVEAIRVNWFKIKEQRSKRVDFKKMRNLIMLIVDEFGNYWDFTISLDLPDSIRYLYWPYYSLEPLPSNFSPENLVELHMPFSKVKKLWKDDRILVNLEVIDLACSKNLTQLPNLSGSLKIVNINLRGCTRVVEIPWYIQHLDKLTHLDLRGCTSVKCLPEMPGNIQYLDLSYSGIKELPESVWSNENISYLNISYCKDLEKLPSNKCKVKLSNWFSLWGCTSLRQFSELPRDMRYSMTQLIIK, encoded by the exons ATGGAGTGTATCATGACTATCTTGAACATGTGCTGCAGCTCGTTAACATTTTCTTCTCCGTCATCTGctgcagctgctgctgctggtgatgacgatgatgatggtACTGAATCTAATATCCCCCCTGGTCCGGAAATGTATAATGTATTTATCAGTTTCAGAGGTGAGGACACCCGCCGTGGCATCACCAGCCATCTTCAGCAGGCCTTAGAgcagaagaaaattgaaacctaCATAGATTACAGACTTCAGAGAGGGGAAGAAATCGGACCTGCCTTTCTAGAGGCAATCGAGAAATCCACGCTTTCGGTGGTCATTTTCTCACAAAACTATGCTTCGTCCACATGGTGTTTGGATGAACTTGTGCATATACTCAAATGCAAGAAAAAATATGGCCAGAAGGTTATACCCGTATTCTACGACATCGATCCATCTGATCTACGAAAACAACACGGGAGTTATGCAGATGCATTTGCTCAACATGAAAAGCGATTCAAGGACAGACTCGACAAGGTGCACAAGTGGAGGGATGCTTTGAGGACGGCAGCCAATCTATCTGGCTTTGAGTCCCAAAAATATGG gACGGATGCTGATTTGGTTAAGAAAGTTGTAGAGGATATTTCGACCAAATTCTATCATGAATCATCATGCAATTTAGAAGGCCTGGTTGGAATTGAAAGCCGAATCGAGAAAATTGAATCGCTATTGAGCATCCATTCACAAGATGCTTGCATCACTATAGGTATTTGGGGCATGGGTGGTATTGGCAAGACCACCCTTGCTAGAACTGTATTTGACAAATTCTCTTCTAAATTCgaagcttcttgtttttttggAAATGTTAGGGAGAACTCAGAACAAACAAATGGACTAGATCACTTGGAAAAGATACTTcttaaagagatattaaaggAAGAAGGTCCATCCATAGGATCAACTTTTGTTCGAGATAGGCTCAGCCGTATAAAGGTCctcattgttcttgatgatgtgagTGATTCAATGCAAATGGAACATTTAGCTGGCGAGCGTCTTCGATATGGCACTGGAAGTAGAATCATTATCACAAGTAGAGATAGGGCCACACTAAGGCAAACTGTTAAAGAGGATAAGATCTATGAGGTTAAGGGATTAAAAGAGGATGACGCTCTTCAGCTTTTCTGTTCGCGTGCTTGCAAGAATAACAATACTCCTAGAACTGATTATATGCAGATGGCAAAAAAGGCGGTGGATTGTGCCGGGGGCAATCCTTTAGCTCTTAAGCTTCTAAGGTCCTCATTCTTAAATTGCAAGGGAAAAGAAGACTGGGAAGATGAATTGGACAAATTGAAAGCATTTCCCAACGAAAAGCTCCATAAACTGTTGAGACTAAGTTATGACAGATTGGGAAGAAATGAAAAGGAGATATTTTTGGATATAGCATGTTTTCATAAAGGGAAGAGAGTGGATGAGGTAGAAAAAATGTTAGCTATCCGTGGACGGTTTGCGGCAATCGGAATTAGAGTTCTCGTTGATATGTCTCTCATATCAGTTTGTCTAGGTTATGTTTATGAAACCATAGAGATGCACGATTTGATACAAGAAATGGGAAGGGCAATAGTTCAAGAACAATGTATTGAAGATCCTAGTAAACGGAAAAGGTTGTTCACTGATGAGGATGTCAATTGTGTACTGGAGAGTAACACA GAAACTCCAATTGTTGAAGCCATACGGGTTAATTGGTTTAAGATTAAAGAGCAGCGATCGAAACGTGTAGACTTCAAAAAGATGCGTAACCTAATAATGCTAATTGTGGATGAGTTTGGTAATTACTGGGATTTCACCATTTCTCTAGACCTTCCCGATTCTATTCGCTATCTTTACTGGCCTTATTATTCACTGGAACCTTTGCCTTCAAATTTTTCTCCCGAAAATCTAGTTGAGCTTCATATGCCATTTAGCAAAGTTAAGAAGCTTTGGAAAGATGACCGG ATACTTGTGAACTTAGAAGTGATTGATCTGGCATGCTCTAAAAATCTAACTCAACTTCCAAATCTCTCTGGGAGTCTAAAAATTGTGAACATAAATCTCCGTGGCTGTACAAGGGTGGTTGAAATTCCTTGGTATATTCAACATCTTGACAAGCTTACTCATCTTGATCTTAGAGGCTGCACCAGTGTCAAGTGTCTTCCAGAGATGCCAGGAAATATTCAATACTTAGATTTATCTTACAGTGGTATAAAGGAGTTGCCCGAATCAGTTTGGTCTAACGAAAATATTTCTTACTTAAATATTAGCTATTGCAAAGACCTTGAGAAACTTCCAAGCAACAAGTGTAAGGTGAAACTCTCTAATTGGTTTAGTCTATGGGGCTGCACATCTCTTCGGCAGTTTTCTGAGCTTCCCAGGGACATGAGATACTCAATGACACAATTGATTATAAAATGA